The Silene latifolia isolate original U9 population chromosome X, ASM4854445v1, whole genome shotgun sequence genome contains the following window.
TGAATCTACATAACTCAATGAATCTTTGAACTTCTGTTCTTCCCTTTTCCATGTAACAATTGCAGTTTCATCTTCATTTAAATTCAGACGACCAAGACCAGTAGAAACTTGAGCAAAAAATAGCCCGTTACTTGTATTTGTCGTCATTGCCGTCACATTACTTATACACCATGGAATCACTCCTGAGATGTGATTCATAGCAAAGTCTAATATTTGAAGATTTGAGAGTTGGCACAAGCTTGCAGGTATCTCTCCATGAAAGTTGTTTCTTCGTAGGATGAGAGCACCTAGAAACTGAACATCACCTATCCACTGTGGTATGTTTCCAGTAAATGAATTGAACCCTAGACTCAGAATAACAAGGGATGTGCAATTCTCCAATGAAGCCGGGATCGGTCCGGAAAAGCTATTGTTATGTAGGTGTAAGTACTGAAGCTTGTTCATGGTACCAATGGATTTCGGTACACTACCTGAAAATCTATTGTTTTCCAGGTGTAGACTGAGTAGTTGATCAAAGTTCATCCAACAGTCTGAAAGCTTTCCAGACAACAAGTTGTTTGACAGGTCAACCTCTATTAAATTATTTGGAGTTTTGGAACAAAAGATATAAGAGGAGTCAGAGAACCTGTTGTCGTTAAGGTATAATGTGAGAGCCCTTGAGAACCCTGATGGTATAGCACCCTCAAAAAGATTTGAACTCAAGTCTACTTCAGGCAAGACGTATGTAGTAGTATTTGGAAAAAAATGGATCGACCCATAAAACTGGTTACAAGACATATTCAAGTACCGCAGTTTGAATGGCAATGAGTTCCAGAAAGAAACATGAATGATGTCTGACATTTGAGCATTGGATACATCAAGGTATGAGAAATTGGTCTGCATATAAAGCCAATTCGGAAAATAAGGGCCTAACTTGCAGGATCTCAAATCGATGATATCTAGCTGAAATGGAGGAACCCAACTCGCATCAATATCTATCACCAATCTTGGGTTATCGGATAAATTCAATTCGCGCAATCTTGAAAGGTTTAAAAAGTGAGTATGAGTAAGAGTATCTTCAAAAGTGTTGGAAGAAAGATCCAATTTCTCTAGCATAGTAAGTTGTCCAATACCTTTACTAATCTTGCCGATTAGCTGGTTACCGCCAAGGTCTAGTTCCGTCACCATACTCAATGAGTTGATACTGTCAGGAATTGCACCCCAGAAGTGATTCTGACTCAAATCCAGTGTTAAAAGTGTTGTGTTTTCACATTTAGATAAAGCTCGGATAACATTGGTTATCTCATCGGTGAAGTTATTAGCCCCCAAATCGAGTTGTTGGAAGTTGCATAATCTACTAAAGATTTTAAAACTCCCTTGAAGATTATTATTGGATAGAGAAAGGTATGAAAGGGAGTCCATACTTTCAAACTCAATTGGTATGTGGCCATCTAGATAATTATTTGAGAGGTCAAGATGCGAAAGATGATGTAGGTGACCGAAACCAATTGGAACGGGACCGTCTAGTTTATTATTTGAAAGGTCTAGATATAAAAGATGGTGTAGATTACCGAAATAACTGGGAACATGACCGTCTAGTTGATTATTAGAAAGGTCTAGATGTGAAAGATGGTGTACATTACCGAAATCATTTGGAATGGGACCTTTGAGTTCGTTCCCTGAAAGATCAAGATATAGAAGCTGAGTAGTAATTCCTGGCAAGTTGAACAACCACTGAAATATCGAACTGTTAAATAAATCGTTTCCAGAAAGGCTAACAGCATGAAGGTTTGAGGAGGAGTTTATGTGTGGAGATGATGATGGAATGTTTACAGGAAGTTGACACTCATCCATATGAAGAACTCCTAAGAAAGGTAGTTCGCTTATGATCTTAATCCAGTTTTTGGTTGAACTAAGATCAGTACCACTCAAGTCAAGGTACCTCAACAAGCTTAGACGCGAAAGCCAGTTCAAATTTTGCCCCTGAGAAGAGTAAGAATCATTTCCAGATAATTGAAGCCTAGGTCCAAATGTCTCAAATTTTTTAACACGCGAAGGGAAGGACTCAATATACCTTCTATACAAGGATTATTAAAATCAGAACCTTGAAGGTTGAGCATAGTAACATGACCTGTATAGTTACTGCAATGGACTCCAGGCCACGTACAGCAATCACTATCGCTCCTCCAAGCAGAGATCAGCCCACAATAATCTTTTGTGATGCCATCTTTGAACTGTAGCAGGGCTTTCCTCTCTTCGGCAAAGCACTTAACActactgttattgttattcccgAGGGCAGGGTGGCATAAGTGGCCAGACAGTATAAGCCACGGTAGGACAATGGTGATCAACTGATACCTGGAATTCATGTGAAAATATCGAGTCATTTTTGGTGGTTTAAAGTGACCGAAGTAGTAGCTACTTAATTTGCTTCTTAAAGTGATTATGTTTCAAAGTTTGACTTGATTGAGGTACTCTTGTTCACATGAAATTTACAGGTAAACATCATGTTCATGACTTTTCAACCATTACAAGTCTTGATTATTTGGTTGATGAGGCTCGCCATTGTTGAATGTGAGTAATCATTAGTGTACACCACAAGTTGGACCAACAAAGAGAGTTGGTTTGTATTTATTGTCGATCCATTTATTTGGGTGACCATGTAAATGGTGATACATATGAGTATTTGCCAATCGCCACTGCTTGGTGCATACATAATTTACAGGGGTTTGATTTCATGTAACATCCGCCCTCCGGTCCGCAATATATGGGAGCCCTTGAGATACTAGGTAATGTATTGTTCTTGGTGTATGATTCATGTAACATGTTCTTACAAAGTGTCGATCACTGGTCGTGGCTTCTATTGACATGGTAAATGAAGTCTTGATTTCTCTTCAACTGACGGCGATGGACccttgatattttttttttttttttgaaattgtcatcTCATTAATAATCAAAAAAGTTCTGATGAAgataacaaataacaaaaaaaaaaatcaagattGCTTTAAcgtaaaaaatacattcaaaataacTATCTAAATATCTGGTAATGGCCGCGctccaaaatcataaatttcttgaATCTATGAATAATCGATGTCTTTGCATCCTTCTTGATGGAGGGAAACAACAGAAAGCCGTCTTGATGTATTCATCCACGAAACAAATCGATAATCTCCCGTCGATTAAAACTTATTATATTGATAACAATCccacgaaaaaatggaaaaaccccgaaagaagggacggaacaacagatctcaccaaaagggagactattattgaaaataagatagatctgcataatattagttgtttaagaaagcttttgtggggcttaccatcgatggataatcgatggaagcccccgaataataatggaggctaggtttttagagagggtttttttttagagagagagggaGCTTGGATCGAAGAGTACTGTGGTTTTCCTTTTGATTTCCGGATTAGTCTCAAAATGAAGGGCTAGTGCttgtatttaaaaaaaaaatgaagggcTTGGTAGTCTTGGCATTTTTGTAACGGACTTGGTAGTCACTTCGGCCCATTTGCATAGATATGACCCATTTAGTGAGTTTGACCCGTTTTGTCGGATTTTATCACTTTAGAAAATTAGACCGACTAAAATAACCAAATTGGACTGATTTAATTAAATTTTGTCCAAATTAACTATATTAGTTTACATTTTATTTGACAGgtcaacattttgacttttgTTTTCCAACGTAGCACTTATACAAAATTTTCGTGCCTACACTGGTATAGATCGAAGAAATCGAATGCGTAACAGACATATTATAATTACATGGACAAAAACTTCTGCAAATCAATTTAGCATTAGATTGTTGATTCCACTCTTGTATGGACGGTACAAAATTGGGTACATCACCAGAATTTCCATACCCATAACATCATACAGCCTGCAATGCTGAAAATACAGATGTTACGAATGTCTGTAACAACCTCGTAGAAGCGACCAACATTGTTTGTGCTATCGATAAGGTGATGAGCTCCAGTTCCGAAGAAGGTGTTGACACCAGTAGCGGTAACAACAGCTTCAATATCACCTCTTTTGCATGTTGAACCAGAGTAAACTCCGTCTCCAGGACCCATTGTCAGAGGGAGACAGTCTCCGGTCAGGAGAGATTCGTCAACCACTATAGGATCGCCTTCAAAAAGAAGTGCATCAGCAAGGACTATATCTCCGGATTTAATGTTGATAATGTCTCCCGGTACCAATACGCCAGCTTCCGACTCTTTCCATTGCTTATCCCTCAATAACTTACACTTGGGACCGACAATAGCCCTGTTTTCAGTATAATTGGTTGTATAGTTAATACTAACAGCCAAGCACGCgaccaaaacaacaaagtcataCCAGTCTCTAGGATTTCCGCCTCCATTATTTACAAGAGCAATTGCAATTATCGGAATGATCCATGACAATGGGTTATACCAGATAAAACACAAAATTTTCAGAAATATGTTTTCCTTTTCCGCTTCTAATTTATTGGGTCCAAATAATTCTAGTCAGTGGGCTGCCTCATCGGAGGTTAAGACCCTCTCGCGTACATTTCAGTTGCTCAAAGACTTCCTCAATCGGAATCTTTTTCTTCTTATCTCCATTGCCATCCCCTGACATATTGATGGAAATTATAGACAACAAGAGAACTTACTAAACAAAAGATAACTGTCCTCTCCGGCTTGGCTATTATGTCGAAAAAATATAAGAGAGATGATAATTGTATCATTGATTGTTGTATGATaataatgttaaaaatacacagaTTCGTGATTTATATATAGTACGTTAAACTCCTACCTTTGGTTAAAGTAGGAGACACAAAATTGTTAAATATCTAAGTATCCTAATCCTAGTAGTAATATTACTTTCTTATTACCATCAAAATATTATAAGTAACAATATAATTATTCTCTCTAAACCTATACCTTGCTAGAGTTAAATGAAAAAAACCATGTTGCGTTTTGCATGTGATATATTAGATACATAAATAACAAAGTTGGTTGGTCTGACTGGTAATGACTCTTATCTCTTAAACATGAGTTTGATTCCTAATTCTTGCGAATGAAAAATTCAAATTTGGAAGGAGTCAACCCATTAAATTATCTTCAGTACCTCAAAATAGATTATCCCAGCTATCGGTAGAGGATAC
Protein-coding sequences here:
- the LOC141620789 gene encoding uncharacterized protein LOC141620789, which codes for MSGDGNGDKKKKIPIEEVFEQLKCGNPRDWYDFVVLVACLAVSINYTTNYTENRAIVGPKCKLLRDKQWKESEAGVLVPGDIINIKSGDIVLADALLFEGDPIVVDESLLTGDCLPLTMGPGDGVYSGSTCKRGDIEAVVTATGVNTFFGTGAHHLIDSTNNVGRFYEVVTDIRNICIFSIAGCMMLWGQNLNWLSRLSLLRYLDLSGTDLSSTKNWIKIISELPFLGVLHMDECQLPVNIPSSSPHINSSSNLHAVSLSGNDLFNSSIFQWLFNLPGITTQLLYLDLSGNELKGPIPNDFGNVHHLSHLDLSNNQLDGHVPSYFGNLHHLLYLDLSNNKLDGPVPIGFGHLHHLSHLDLSNNYLDGHIPIEFESMDSLSYLSLSNNNLQGSFKIFSRLCNFQQLDLGANNFTDEITNVIRALSKCENTTLLTLDLSQNHFWGAIPDSINSLSMVTELDLGGNQLIGKISKGIGQLTMLEKLDLSSNTFEDTLTHTHFLNLSRLRELNLSDNPRLVIDIDASWVPPFQLDIIDLRSCKLGPYFPNWLYMQTNFSYLDVSNAQMSDIIHVSFWNSLPFKLRYLNMSCNQFYGSIHFFPNTTTYVLPEVDLSSNLFEGAIPSGFSRALTLYLNDNRFSDSSYIFCSKTPNNLIEVDLSNNLLSGKLSDCWMNFDQLLSLHLENNRFSGSVPKSIGTMNKLQYLHLHNNSFSGPIPASLENCTSLVILSLGFNSFTGNIPQWIGDVQFLGALILRRNNFHGEIPASLCQLSNLQILDFAMNHISGVIPWCISNVTAMTTNTSNGLFFAQVSTGLGRLNLNEDETAIVTWKREEQKFKDSLSYVDSLRLVKSVDFSYNELSGEIPDGIFNLTGLVSLDLSNNNMSGSISAEIGQLTALELLDLSGNHLTGNIPGSLAQLTSLAILDLSNNNLSGKIPIGNQLQTLDASSYTGNPGLCGFPLLKCPGDQAEFNAPIGNNSSSVQHKQENYDLFLGLYISVVLGFIIAFWGVCGTLVIKRSRRHAWFRLIQDTHDRFYEVALGIIPQAWKKPRR